One segment of Methanobrevibacter wolinii SH DNA contains the following:
- a CDS encoding 50S ribosomal protein L39e, with translation MSRNKPLAKKLRMAKANKQNRRIPIWAYAKTNRKLQYRPKPRHWRRNNLKL, from the coding sequence ATGAGTAGAAATAAACCATTAGCTAAAAAATTAAGAATGGCTAAAGCAAACAAACAAAACAGAAGAATTCCTATTTGGGCTTATGCTAAAACTAATCGTAAATTACAATACAGACCTAAGCCTAGACATTGGAGAAGAAATAATCTTAAATTATAG
- a CDS encoding 50S ribosomal protein L31e, translated as MAEDLERVYTIPLRNVKNVKRTIRAPRAIREVRNFLMKHMKVEDVVIDSSINEKIWERGIQKIPSKIKVKATLIEEDDERYVEAVLAE; from the coding sequence ATGGCAGAAGATTTAGAAAGAGTTTATACTATACCTCTCCGTAACGTTAAAAACGTTAAAAGGACAATTAGGGCTCCTAGGGCTATTAGAGAAGTTAGAAACTTTTTAATGAAACATATGAAAGTTGAAGATGTAGTTATCGATTCTTCTATTAATGAAAAAATTTGGGAAAGAGGAATTCAAAAAATCCCTTCTAAAATTAAAGTTAAAGCTACACTTATAGAAGAAGACGATGAAAGATATGTTGAAGCAGTTCTTGCTGAATAG